The following coding sequences are from one Formosa haliotis window:
- the secDF gene encoding protein translocase subunit SecDF — MQNKGLVKLFAILFGLVSIYQLSFTFKANSIEDDAKAYSKGDAVKERQYLDSLSTEKVFNLGIADYTYNEVKDKAMNLGLDLKGGINVILQVSVKDILKGLANHTSEPAFNKALDDASELQKNSQNTYLEDFYIAFDKIKGDTKLASPDIFANRALSDEITFDMTDDQVKPIIDRKIDESITSAFEVLRKRIDEFGVTSPNIQRLGESGRILVELPGVKDVERAKKLLQSTAQLEFWDVYKGEQLIPFIVQANNVLKEEIKAKTEASEGATKETSESDSQIDDLLGEAETDSTKVDANPLLDLIVGQGYQGGPIVAQFDVKDKQTVLDYLNRADVRALLPVEQRYVKFAFGMPEKNTETVGLYALIGNRENVPPMSGAVVTNATQQYDQLGKPSVSMQMNAKGAKVWEEMTGKAFSQQSQIAIVLDNVVYSAPGVTTGPIAGGNSEISGNFTLNEAVDLANVLRAGKLPASADIIQSEVVGPSLGQEAIDSGKVSFIIALALVLLWMIFYYGKAGGFADIAMALNILLIFGVLSGLGAVLTLPGIAGIVLTIGMSVDANVLIYERIREEITNGKGQREAIQDGFSNALSSILDANITTGLTALILFVFGTGPIKGFATTLLIGIVTSLFTAIFITRLLIDWYVNRGGNLDFSTGITKNLFRNINIKFLEKRKIAYIISGVLLVVSLGSLFTNGLDQGVDFVGGRNYQVRFNENVKPSELVPILSEKFGSADAKTFGSANQVKITTKYKVDETSAEVDEEIRRDLYTALQPHLTGISYEDFISDNEHKTVGLMKSYKVSPTIADDIKKESFWAVLGSLIVVFLYILFRFKKWQYSLGAVAAVFHDVIIVLGVFSLTYKFMPFNMEIDQAFIAAILTVIGYSLNDTVVVFDRIREFFHEHTTWNLNKVVNVSLSSTLSRTLNTSLTTLVVLLAIFIFGGDSIRGFMFALIVGVVVGTYSSLFIATPIMYDTLDASEKKRKLKEGEVAA, encoded by the coding sequence ATGCAGAATAAAGGTTTAGTAAAATTGTTTGCAATCTTGTTCGGTTTGGTAAGTATTTACCAACTATCATTCACTTTTAAAGCGAATAGTATAGAGGACGATGCAAAAGCGTATTCAAAAGGTGATGCCGTAAAAGAGCGTCAGTATTTAGATTCACTTTCTACAGAGAAAGTGTTTAATTTAGGAATTGCAGATTATACGTATAATGAGGTAAAAGACAAGGCCATGAATCTTGGTCTAGACCTTAAAGGAGGTATAAATGTAATTCTTCAAGTGTCTGTAAAAGACATTTTAAAAGGTTTAGCTAATCACACTAGCGAACCAGCATTCAACAAAGCGTTAGACGATGCTTCAGAACTTCAGAAAAACAGTCAGAATACATATTTAGAAGATTTCTATATCGCGTTCGATAAAATTAAAGGAGATACAAAATTAGCTTCTCCAGATATTTTTGCTAACAGAGCCTTAAGTGATGAGATTACTTTTGATATGACAGACGATCAAGTAAAGCCAATCATCGACAGAAAAATTGATGAATCTATTACTTCTGCGTTCGAGGTATTACGTAAGCGTATTGATGAATTTGGGGTTACTTCTCCAAACATTCAACGTCTTGGAGAATCTGGTCGTATTTTAGTAGAATTACCAGGTGTAAAAGATGTAGAGCGTGCTAAGAAATTATTACAAAGTACGGCGCAATTAGAATTTTGGGATGTATACAAAGGTGAGCAATTAATCCCTTTTATTGTACAAGCAAACAACGTTTTAAAAGAAGAAATTAAAGCGAAAACAGAAGCTTCAGAAGGAGCTACTAAAGAAACATCGGAGAGCGATTCTCAAATTGATGATTTATTAGGAGAAGCAGAAACAGATTCTACTAAAGTAGATGCTAACCCATTATTAGATTTAATCGTTGGACAAGGGTATCAAGGAGGTCCAATCGTGGCTCAATTTGACGTTAAAGACAAGCAAACCGTTTTAGATTACTTAAACAGAGCAGACGTAAGAGCGTTACTTCCGGTAGAGCAACGCTATGTAAAGTTTGCTTTTGGTATGCCAGAAAAGAATACTGAAACTGTTGGTTTATATGCTTTAATTGGTAACAGAGAAAATGTACCTCCAATGAGTGGTGCTGTTGTAACTAATGCAACACAACAATACGACCAATTAGGGAAGCCTTCTGTGTCTATGCAAATGAATGCAAAAGGAGCTAAAGTTTGGGAAGAAATGACTGGAAAAGCATTCTCTCAACAAAGTCAAATAGCTATTGTTTTAGATAACGTAGTATACTCTGCGCCAGGTGTAACTACTGGACCAATTGCTGGTGGAAATTCAGAAATTTCTGGAAACTTTACATTAAACGAAGCTGTCGATTTAGCAAACGTTTTACGTGCTGGTAAATTACCTGCTTCTGCAGATATTATTCAAAGTGAAGTTGTAGGACCATCTTTAGGTCAGGAAGCTATAGATAGCGGTAAAGTTTCTTTCATTATTGCTTTGGCTTTAGTGTTATTATGGATGATATTCTATTACGGTAAAGCTGGAGGTTTTGCAGATATCGCCATGGCATTAAACATCTTATTAATATTTGGTGTATTATCTGGTTTAGGTGCGGTATTAACCTTACCTGGTATTGCCGGTATTGTATTAACCATTGGTATGTCGGTAGATGCGAACGTGTTAATTTACGAGCGTATTAGGGAAGAGATTACGAATGGTAAAGGACAAAGAGAAGCTATTCAAGACGGATTTAGTAATGCCTTATCTTCTATTTTAGATGCTAACATTACTACAGGTTTAACAGCTTTAATCTTATTTGTATTTGGAACAGGGCCAATTAAAGGATTCGCAACGACTTTATTAATTGGTATTGTAACGTCATTATTTACAGCGATCTTTATTACAAGATTATTAATTGACTGGTATGTTAACCGTGGTGGAAACTTAGATTTCTCAACTGGAATTACTAAAAACCTATTCAGAAATATCAATATTAAATTCCTTGAAAAACGTAAAATTGCTTACATCATTTCAGGTGTTTTATTAGTAGTTAGTTTAGGATCTTTATTTACAAACGGATTAGATCAAGGTGTAGATTTTGTTGGAGGTAGAAACTACCAAGTACGTTTTAACGAAAATGTTAAGCCATCGGAATTAGTGCCAATTTTATCTGAAAAATTTGGTAGTGCAGATGCAAAAACTTTTGGTAGTGCGAATCAAGTAAAAATTACTACGAAGTATAAAGTTGATGAAACTAGTGCAGAGGTTGATGAAGAAATCAGAAGAGATTTATACACAGCGTTACAACCACATTTAACTGGAATCTCTTATGAAGACTTTATTAGCGATAACGAGCACAAAACGGTAGGTTTAATGAAATCTTACAAAGTAAGTCCAACCATCGCAGATGATATTAAAAAAGAATCATTCTGGGCTGTATTAGGATCTTTAATTGTAGTATTCTTATATATCTTATTCCGTTTCAAAAAATGGCAATATTCATTAGGAGCAGTTGCTGCTGTATTCCACGATGTTATTATTGTATTAGGGGTATTCTCTCTAACTTACAAATTCATGCCATTCAACATGGAAATAGATCAAGCATTTATTGCGGCTATTCTAACTGTAATTGGTTACTCGCTGAATGATACGGTTGTTGTTTTTGATAGAATTAGAGAATTCTTCCACGAACATACAACATGGAACTTAAACAAAGTGGTAAACGTATCGTTAAGTAGCACACTAAGTAGAACCTTAAATACGTCGTTAACTACGTTAGTAGTGTTATTAGCAATCTTTATCTTTGGTGGAGATTCTATTCGTGGATTTATGTTTGCGTTAATCGTAGGAGTTGTAGTAGGTACCTACTCATCATTATTTATCGCAACACCAATCATGTACGATACATTAGATGCTTCTGAAAAGAAAAGAAAATTAAAAGAAGGTGAAGTTGCTGCATAA
- the gyrB gene encoding DNA topoisomerase (ATP-hydrolyzing) subunit B, producing MSEEAKKHNYSADSIQALEGMEHVRMRPSMYIGDVGVRGLHHLVYEVVDNSIDEALAGHCDAITVIINEDNSITTEDNGRGIPVDLHKKEGISALEVVMTKIGAGGKFDKDSYKVSGGLHGVGVSCVNALSEHLTATVYRDGTVWQQEYERGKSLYPVKSIGESDKRGTTVTFKPDPTIFTQTLEYSYDTLASRMRELAYLNKGITIILVDKRHKKENGEYEGETFHSEEGLKEFVTFLDGNREPIISEVIAFEGEKNDIPVEVAMIYNTSYSENLHSYVNNINTHEGGTHLSGFRRGLTHTLKKYADSSGLTDKLKFEISGDDFREGLTAIISVKVQEPQFEGQTKTKLGNREVSASVSQAVSEMLTDYLEEHPDDAKTIVQKVILAAQARHAAQKAREMVQRKTVMSIGGLPGKLSDCSEQDPAKCEVFLVEGDSAGGTAKQGRDRAFQAILPLRGKILNVEKAMQHKVFENEEIKNIFTALGVTIGTEEDSKALNLSKLRYHKVVIMCDADIDGSHIATLILTFFFRYMRELIENGHIYIATPPLYLVRKGAKKAYAWSDKERDALLEEYGDNSKIQRYKGLGEMNAEQLWDTTMNPEFRTMRLVQIDNGSEADRIFSMLMGDEVPPRREFIEKNAVYANIDA from the coding sequence ATGAGCGAAGAAGCTAAAAAACATAATTACTCGGCCGATAGTATACAGGCATTAGAGGGTATGGAGCACGTAAGAATGCGTCCATCCATGTATATTGGAGATGTAGGGGTAAGAGGACTTCATCACCTGGTTTACGAGGTGGTAGATAACTCAATCGATGAAGCTTTGGCAGGACATTGTGATGCGATTACTGTTATAATTAACGAAGATAACTCGATTACTACAGAAGATAACGGACGTGGTATTCCTGTAGATTTACATAAAAAAGAAGGTATTTCTGCACTAGAAGTTGTTATGACTAAAATTGGTGCCGGGGGTAAATTCGATAAAGATTCCTATAAGGTGTCTGGGGGGTTACACGGTGTAGGTGTAAGTTGTGTTAACGCACTTTCTGAGCATTTAACGGCTACCGTTTATAGAGATGGTACTGTTTGGCAACAAGAATATGAACGCGGAAAATCGTTGTATCCGGTGAAGTCTATTGGAGAATCAGACAAACGTGGTACTACTGTAACGTTTAAACCAGATCCGACCATATTTACTCAAACTCTAGAGTATAGCTATGATACTTTAGCAAGTAGAATGCGTGAATTAGCGTATTTAAATAAGGGTATTACCATTATTCTTGTTGATAAACGTCATAAAAAAGAAAATGGTGAATACGAAGGGGAAACATTTCATTCTGAAGAAGGTTTAAAAGAATTTGTAACGTTTTTAGATGGAAACCGTGAGCCTATCATTTCAGAAGTGATTGCTTTTGAAGGTGAAAAAAACGATATCCCTGTAGAGGTTGCCATGATTTACAACACCTCTTATTCAGAGAATTTACATTCTTACGTAAACAATATTAATACACATGAAGGTGGAACTCACCTTTCTGGTTTCAGACGTGGATTAACACATACTTTAAAGAAGTACGCAGATAGTTCTGGACTGACAGATAAATTGAAATTTGAAATTTCTGGAGACGATTTCCGTGAAGGTTTAACTGCAATTATTTCTGTAAAAGTTCAGGAGCCTCAATTTGAAGGTCAGACTAAAACTAAATTAGGAAACAGAGAAGTTTCTGCTTCTGTAAGTCAGGCGGTTTCAGAAATGTTAACCGATTACTTAGAAGAGCATCCAGACGATGCTAAAACTATAGTACAAAAAGTAATCTTAGCTGCACAAGCACGCCACGCCGCTCAAAAAGCACGTGAAATGGTTCAGCGTAAAACGGTTATGAGTATTGGTGGTTTACCTGGAAAATTAAGTGACTGTTCCGAGCAAGATCCTGCAAAATGTGAAGTATTCCTTGTCGAGGGAGATTCGGCGGGTGGTACGGCAAAACAAGGTCGTGACCGTGCATTTCAAGCCATTTTACCATTGCGTGGTAAGATTTTGAATGTTGAAAAAGCCATGCAACACAAGGTTTTCGAAAACGAAGAAATTAAAAATATTTTTACCGCTCTAGGGGTAACTATTGGTACGGAAGAGGATAGTAAAGCCCTTAACTTATCAAAATTACGTTACCATAAAGTTGTAATTATGTGTGATGCCGATATTGATGGTAGTCACATTGCTACTTTAATTTTAACGTTCTTCTTCAGGTATATGAGAGAACTTATAGAAAATGGACATATTTATATTGCGACACCACCTTTATATTTAGTTAGAAAAGGAGCTAAAAAGGCTTATGCGTGGAGTGATAAGGAACGTGATGCGCTTCTAGAAGAATATGGCGATAATTCAAAAATTCAACGTTATAAAGGTCTTGGAGAGATGAACGCAGAGCAACTTTGGGATACAACTATGAATCCTGAATTTAGAACAATGCGTTTGGTACAAATAGATAATGGAAGTGAAGCCGATCGAATTTTCTCTATGTTAATGGGAGATGAGGTTCCGCCACGTCGTGAATTTATCGAGAAAAATGCAGTATATGCAAATATTGATGCTTAA
- the nirB gene encoding nitrite reductase large subunit NirB, with protein MKKVIVVGNGMVGYKFCEKFIAKASKEEFKLIVFGEEPRPAYDRVHLSEYFQNQDAKALELAPANWYSDNDIELISNERVTDIHRKSKTITTSSDESYEYDYLVLATGSLPFVPPIEGVEKEGVFVYRTIEDLEGMMAYADMLKAKKPDAKAAVLGGGLLGLEAAKAVMDMGLEPHVVEFAQKLMPRQLDLRSSKVLQVKLESLGINIHLNKATNQILGDRAIEAMEFGEDDKLDVDMLVISAGIRPRDELGKTCGLDMGVRGGITVNNKMQTSDPEIFAIGEVALYNHMIYGLVAPGYEMADVAVEQILGNEEALMSSDIDMSTKLKLIGVDVASFGEPFMPAEKGHSILFENKTKYLYKRINVSHDGKTLLGGILVGDAADYNILHQMYLNGIPLPENAEDLILGTRADGGSVFGSVMDLPDAAQICSCESVSKGDICSTITSGECNNVSEVMSCTKAGTGCGGCKPMVSDLVNETLKSLGKEVKETICDHFNYTRQELFGIIKVKKLTTFYEVLDACGEGDGCETCKPLVASIFASLYNDTANKEDVIQDSNDKFLANIQRNGTYSVVPRIPGGEITPQKLIVIGQVGEKYNLYTKITGGQRIDLFGAQLNDLPAIWKELIDAGFESGHAYGKSLRTVKSCVGSTWCRYGMDESVSFAIDLENRYKGLRSPHKLKGGVSGCIRECAEARGKDFGVIAVEGGWNLYVCGNGGATPKHALLLAEQIDNETCIKYLDRFLMYYIRTAAPLMRTAAWLDKLEGGIEQLKSIVIDDSLNLAEELEKDMQGLVDAYECEWTQVIEREELQSRFKHFINSDEKDDNIVFVPMRDQIMPEPWTSN; from the coding sequence ATGAAAAAAGTTATCGTTGTAGGAAATGGAATGGTTGGGTATAAGTTTTGCGAAAAATTTATAGCAAAAGCATCCAAAGAAGAGTTTAAACTAATCGTTTTTGGTGAAGAGCCAAGACCAGCATACGATCGTGTTCACTTAAGTGAGTATTTTCAAAATCAAGATGCAAAAGCTTTAGAATTAGCTCCGGCAAATTGGTATAGCGATAATGATATTGAATTAATTTCAAACGAACGTGTAACAGATATTCATAGAAAATCAAAAACCATTACCACTTCTAGCGATGAGAGTTATGAGTACGATTACTTAGTTTTGGCAACAGGGTCTTTACCTTTTGTACCACCTATAGAAGGTGTTGAAAAGGAAGGTGTTTTTGTGTATCGTACTATAGAAGATCTGGAAGGTATGATGGCCTATGCAGATATGCTTAAAGCTAAAAAGCCAGATGCTAAGGCAGCTGTTTTAGGTGGTGGACTTTTAGGTTTAGAGGCTGCAAAAGCGGTAATGGATATGGGTTTAGAACCGCATGTTGTAGAGTTTGCTCAGAAATTAATGCCTAGACAATTAGATTTACGTAGTAGTAAAGTGCTTCAAGTAAAATTAGAATCTTTAGGGATAAATATACATTTAAATAAAGCGACCAACCAAATTCTTGGAGACCGTGCAATAGAGGCTATGGAGTTTGGAGAAGACGATAAGTTGGATGTCGATATGCTAGTTATTTCTGCAGGTATTCGTCCGCGAGATGAACTCGGGAAAACCTGTGGTTTAGATATGGGAGTTCGCGGAGGAATTACGGTGAACAATAAAATGCAAACCTCAGATCCAGAAATTTTTGCCATTGGAGAAGTCGCCTTATACAATCATATGATTTATGGTTTGGTGGCTCCGGGATACGAAATGGCAGATGTTGCTGTAGAACAAATTTTAGGAAATGAAGAGGCCTTGATGAGTTCTGATATCGATATGTCTACTAAATTAAAACTAATAGGGGTAGATGTGGCTAGTTTTGGAGAGCCGTTTATGCCAGCCGAAAAAGGGCACTCTATCTTATTCGAAAATAAAACTAAGTATTTATATAAGCGTATTAACGTAAGTCACGATGGGAAAACCTTATTAGGAGGTATCCTTGTAGGCGATGCAGCAGATTATAATATTTTACATCAAATGTATTTAAATGGTATTCCGTTACCAGAAAATGCAGAAGATTTAATTTTAGGAACACGTGCCGATGGTGGTTCTGTTTTTGGAAGTGTAATGGATTTACCAGATGCCGCACAAATTTGTTCTTGCGAGAGTGTGAGTAAAGGCGATATCTGTTCTACTATTACTTCTGGAGAATGTAATAATGTGTCTGAAGTGATGTCGTGCACAAAAGCAGGAACCGGTTGTGGAGGTTGTAAACCTATGGTTTCAGACCTTGTAAACGAAACGCTTAAATCTTTAGGAAAAGAAGTTAAAGAAACCATTTGCGATCACTTTAATTATACACGTCAAGAGTTATTCGGAATTATTAAAGTAAAGAAATTAACGACGTTCTACGAAGTGCTTGATGCTTGTGGAGAGGGCGATGGTTGCGAAACTTGTAAGCCTTTAGTAGCTTCTATTTTTGCAAGTTTATATAACGATACGGCAAACAAGGAAGATGTTATTCAAGATTCCAACGATAAATTCTTAGCAAATATTCAACGTAACGGAACCTATTCTGTAGTGCCAAGAATTCCAGGAGGAGAAATTACACCTCAAAAACTAATCGTTATTGGGCAAGTTGGAGAGAAATATAATTTATATACAAAAATCACTGGAGGTCAGCGAATCGATTTATTCGGCGCGCAATTAAATGACTTACCTGCAATTTGGAAAGAATTGATAGATGCCGGTTTTGAAAGCGGACATGCTTACGGAAAGTCGTTAAGAACAGTAAAAAGTTGTGTGGGATCTACATGGTGTCGATACGGAATGGACGAAAGTGTAAGTTTTGCGATCGATTTAGAAAACCGTTACAAAGGATTACGTTCGCCACATAAACTTAAAGGTGGTGTTTCTGGATGTATTCGTGAATGTGCGGAAGCAAGAGGAAAAGATTTTGGAGTAATTGCTGTAGAAGGAGGATGGAACTTATATGTCTGCGGAAACGGTGGAGCGACCCCAAAACACGCTTTACTTTTAGCAGAACAAATAGATAACGAAACCTGTATTAAATACCTAGACCGTTTCTTGATGTATTACATCCGTACGGCCGCGCCACTTATGCGAACTGCAGCATGGTTAGATAAATTAGAAGGCGGAATCGAGCAACTAAAATCTATAGTAATAGACGACAGTTTAAATCTGGCCGAAGAATTAGAAAAGGATATGCAAGGTCTAGTTGATGCTTACGAATGTGAGTGGACACAAGTAATAGAACGCGAAGAATTACAAAGCCGATTTAAGCACTTTATTAATTCTGATGAAAAAGACGATAATATAGTGTTTGTGCCAATGCGCGATCAAATAATGCCAGAACCTTGGACCTCTAACTAA
- the mdh gene encoding malate dehydrogenase, which produces MKVTVVGAGAVGASCAEYIAIKNFASEVVLLDIKEGFAEGKAMDLMQTASLNGFDTKITGVTNDYSQTAGSDVCVITSGIPRKPGMTREELIGINAGIVKNVSTSLLEHSPNMILIVVSNPMDTMTYLAHKATGLPKNRIIGMGGALDSARFKYRLAEALGAPISDVDGMVIGGHSDTGMFPLTRLATRNSVPVSEFLSEERLNQVKEDTKVGGATLTKLLGTSAWYAPGAAVSGMVQAIACDTKKIFPCSALLDGEYGLSDICLGVPVVLGKDGIEKIVDITLNDEEKSHLAASADGVRKTNGLLEV; this is translated from the coding sequence ATGAAAGTAACAGTAGTTGGAGCAGGAGCAGTAGGTGCAAGTTGTGCAGAATATATTGCTATTAAAAACTTTGCTTCAGAAGTTGTATTGTTAGACATTAAAGAAGGTTTTGCTGAAGGGAAAGCTATGGACTTAATGCAAACAGCATCTTTAAACGGATTCGACACAAAAATTACAGGAGTAACTAACGATTATAGCCAAACAGCAGGTAGTGATGTTTGTGTAATTACAAGTGGTATTCCTAGAAAACCTGGAATGACAAGAGAAGAACTTATTGGTATTAATGCTGGTATTGTTAAGAATGTATCTACAAGTTTATTAGAGCATTCTCCAAACATGATTCTTATTGTGGTAAGTAATCCAATGGATACTATGACCTATTTAGCGCATAAAGCAACAGGTTTACCAAAAAATAGAATTATTGGAATGGGTGGAGCTTTAGATTCTGCTCGTTTTAAATATAGATTAGCAGAAGCTTTAGGTGCGCCTATTAGCGATGTTGACGGTATGGTAATTGGTGGACATAGCGATACAGGTATGTTCCCATTAACTCGTTTAGCGACTAGAAATAGTGTGCCTGTTTCAGAATTTTTATCTGAAGAGCGTTTAAATCAAGTTAAAGAAGACACTAAAGTTGGAGGAGCTACATTAACTAAATTATTAGGAACTTCGGCTTGGTATGCTCCAGGAGCAGCAGTATCTGGAATGGTTCAAGCCATTGCTTGCGATACTAAAAAGATTTTCCCATGTTCTGCTTTATTAGACGGTGAGTACGGTTTAAGCGATATCTGTTTAGGTGTGCCTGTGGTTTTAGGAAAAGATGGAATTGAAAAAATCGTTGATATTACGCTTAACGATGAAGAGAAATCTCATTTAGCAGCTAGTGCCGATGGTGTTAGAAAAACAAATGGATTATTAGAGGTATAA
- a CDS encoding alginate export family protein, producing MMKKTTLLTAFLAVISASCYAQFAIDGQLRPRTEYRHGYGTLIADDADPGFGIATRARINFGLKKETYEVYLSFQDVFVWGENRQILIEDKNNSFSIFEAWANFRLNENWSTKLGRQVISYDDQRILGGLDWAQQGRNHDAILVKLGKDALKLDLGFAYNQDYDNISGFQNTDNTYHTTGFFSYKTMQYAYLKNNWDAFSASFLFMNNGFQEFDEDDKADGISNLQTFGTHLTYTKNKFNTAANIYLQTGQRQGEIKVNSGLLASLDAYYKITPKIKLGLGFEYISGKSPDSDADETGAFFPLYGTNHKFNGFMDYFYVGNHANSVGLVDFHINANFNFGEKSELYVNVLNFSGAEELPSGEKSLGTEVDLVFQHKFKEFSIQAGYSQMFAADGMYELKNLPEDLAASTQNWIWAMVILKPKFL from the coding sequence ATGATGAAAAAAACTACACTACTTACTGCATTTCTTGCAGTAATTTCGGCAAGTTGTTATGCACAATTTGCAATTGACGGACAATTAAGACCGCGTACAGAATACAGACATGGTTACGGAACACTTATAGCCGATGATGCCGATCCGGGATTCGGAATTGCAACTCGTGCAAGAATTAATTTCGGATTAAAAAAAGAAACCTACGAAGTTTATTTAAGCTTTCAAGATGTATTTGTTTGGGGAGAAAACAGACAAATATTAATTGAAGATAAAAACAATTCGTTTTCGATATTTGAAGCTTGGGCTAATTTTAGATTAAATGAAAACTGGTCGACAAAACTAGGGCGCCAAGTAATCTCTTACGACGACCAACGCATTCTAGGAGGCTTAGATTGGGCCCAACAAGGTAGAAACCACGATGCCATTCTTGTTAAACTAGGAAAAGACGCTTTAAAACTAGATTTAGGATTTGCCTACAACCAGGATTACGATAACATTTCTGGATTTCAAAACACAGATAACACCTATCATACCACCGGATTTTTCTCGTACAAAACTATGCAGTATGCCTATTTAAAAAACAACTGGGATGCCTTTTCGGCAAGTTTCTTATTTATGAACAATGGTTTTCAAGAATTTGATGAGGATGATAAAGCCGATGGCATAAGTAATTTACAAACATTTGGAACACACCTTACCTACACTAAAAATAAATTTAATACCGCTGCAAATATTTACCTCCAAACTGGGCAGCGCCAAGGAGAGATTAAGGTTAACAGCGGACTTTTAGCTAGTCTTGATGCTTACTATAAAATTACTCCTAAAATTAAGTTAGGATTAGGGTTTGAATATATAAGTGGAAAATCGCCTGATTCTGATGCCGACGAAACCGGAGCGTTCTTCCCGCTATACGGAACCAACCATAAATTTAATGGTTTTATGGATTATTTTTATGTTGGGAATCATGCCAATTCGGTAGGCTTGGTAGATTTCCATATCAATGCTAATTTCAATTTTGGAGAAAAATCTGAATTATATGTAAATGTTTTAAACTTCTCTGGAGCTGAAGAGCTACCTAGTGGTGAAAAAAGTTTAGGGACAGAAGTAGATTTGGTATTTCAACACAAGTTTAAAGAATTCTCTATACAGGCTGGCTACTCGCAAATGTTTGCTGCAGATGGCATGTACGAACTTAAAAACCTACCAGAAGATTTAGCAGCTAGCACTCAAAACTGGATTTGGGCTATGGTAATTTTAAAACCTAAATTTTTATAA